The following coding sequences lie in one Stigmatopora argus isolate UIUO_Sarg chromosome 5, RoL_Sarg_1.0, whole genome shotgun sequence genomic window:
- the tmc1 gene encoding transmembrane channel-like protein 1 isoform X6 — MKKKLLTLRESQEFVENYEGALGKGKGRKFYAYKVMLTKKWMKFLRDFENFKTACIPWEMKIKEIESHFGSSVASYFIFLRWMYGINMILFGLTFGLVMVPEALMGRPYGSIPRKTVPRADEGGAMDFAVLWDFGGYAQYSVLFYGYYNDQRAIGWLKFRMPLSYFLVGVGTVAYSYMVVIRTMACNSNETGLGDDNSFNFSWKMFTSWDYLIGNAETADNKFASVTTSFKEAILEEQESCKDDNIHLTRFLRVLANFLVLCCLAGSGYLIYFVVRRSQKFALEGLENHTWWERNEVNMVMSLLGMFCPMLFDIISTLENYHPRVALQWQLGRIFALFLGNLYTFIIALMDEINLKREEEKIVQFNITLWEASFYNSTQSGNTTALPAVHPADVPRGPCWETMVGQEFVRLIVSDTMTTYATLLIGDFLRAVLVRFLNSCWCWDLEAGFPSYSEFDVSGNVLGLIFNQGMIWMGSFYAPCLPALNVLRLHVSMYLQCWAVMCCNVPQERVFKASRSNNFYMAMLLVILFLSTLPAMYTVVTIPPSFDCGPFSGKNRMYDVIHETVESDFPAWFGKVFRYASNPGLVLPFMLLMVLTIYYLQSTSKSYKEANLELKKKLQMQNEESKRKNKQTALPGFPQQSDETK; from the exons ATGAAAAAGAAGCTATTGACGTTACG GGAGTCGCAGGAGTTTGTGGAGAATTACGAAGGGGCTTTGGGCAAAGGCAAAGGGAGAAAGTTCTACGCGTACAAAGTCATGTTGACCAAG AAATGGATGAAGTTTCTGCGGGACTTTGAAAACTTCAAAACCGCTTGCATCCCCTGGGAAATGAAAATCAAAGAGATTGAAA GTCACTTTGGTTCTTCTGTCGCCTCCTACTTCATCTTCTTGAGATGGATGTACGGCATCAATATGATTTTGTTCGGCCTCACCTTCGGCCTGGTCATGGTCCCAGAG GCATTAATGGGACGGCCCTACGGCAGCATTCCAAGAAAGACGGTTCCAAGGGCTGACGAAGGGGGCGCCATGGACTTTGCTGTCTTGTGGGACTTTGGG GGTTACGCCCAGTACTCTGTCCTCTTCTATGGTTATTACAATGATCAGCGTGCCATTGGTTGGCTCAAGTTTCGAATGCCTCTGTCTTATTTCCTGGTGGGAGTAGGAACAGTGGCCTACAGTTACATGGTGGTCATTAGAAC GATGGCCTGCAATTCCAACGAAACTGGTCTCGGGGATGACAACAGCTTCAATTTCAGCTGGAAAATGTTCACAAGTTGGGACTACCTGATAGGGAACGCCGAAACGGCAGACAATAAGTTTGCCTCCGTCACCACCAGCTTCAAG GAGGCCATTTTGGAAGAGCAAGAAAGCTGTAAGGATGACAACATCCACCTGACCCGCTTTTTGCGAGTGCTGGCCAATTTTCTGGTCTTGTGCTGCCTCGCTGGAAGTGGATACCTTATTTATTTTGTCGTGCGGCGCTCTCAGAAGTTTGCCCTGGAAGGACTGGAAAATCATACCTGGTGGGAGAGGAATGAG GTGAATATGGTCATGTCCTTACTGGGAATGTTCTGTCCCATGTTGTTCGACATCATAAGCACCCTGGAGAACTATCACCCCCGAGTGGCCCTGCAGTGGCAGTTGGGGCGCATCTTTGCCCTCTTCTTGGGGAACCTCTACACCTTCATCATTGCACTCATGGATGAGATCAACCTCAAA agggaggaggaaaaaatagTCCAGTTTAATATCACGTTATGGGAAGCCAGTTTTTACAACAGCACCCAATCAGGAAACACTACTGCGCTGCCTGCTGTCCATCCGGCCGATGTGCCCCGAGGACCATGTTGGGAGACCATGGTGGGACAG GAGTTTGTACGTCTCATCGTATCTGACACCATGACAACCTACGCCACGCTGCTCATCGGCGATTTTCTGAGAGCCGTCCTGGTTCGGTTTCTCAACTCCTGCTGGTGCTGGGATTTGGAGGCCGGATTT CCGTCGTACTCGGAGTTTGATGTGAGCGGAAATGTCCTTGGCTTGATCTTCAATCAAGGAATGATATG GATGGGTTCTTTCTACGCTCCTTGCCTGCCCGCCCTGAACGTCCTCAGACTCCACGTGTCCATGTACCTCCAGTGTTGGGCCGTCATGTGCTGCAACGTGCCGCAGGAAAGAGTCTTTAAGGCCTCGCGCTCCAATAATTTCTACATGGCCATGTTGCTGGTCATCCTATTCCTGTCCACGCTGCCGGCTATGTACACCGTGGTCACCATCCCTCCATCTTTCGATTGCGGACCCTTCAG cgGAAAGAATCGTATGTACGATGTCATTCACGAGACTGTCGAGTCAGACTTTCCCGCCTGGTTTGGGAAAGTGTTCCGTTACGCTTCCAATCCTGGACTGGTTTTACCCTTCATGTTATTGATGGT GTTAACCATCTATTACCTGCAGTCTACTTCAAAAAGTTACAAAGAAGCAAACCTTGAGCTCAAGAAGAAATTACAGATg CAAAACGAAGAGAGCAAGAGAAAGAACAAGCAAACGGCACTGCCGGGTTTCCCACAGCAAAGTGATGAGACGAAGTAA
- the tmc2b gene encoding transmembrane channel-like protein 2-B, producing the protein MPQKKRNDSTAIDVEDVGMEVDAVVDSGSEEEARRRTKNRRAHPQRKPKHYSNEDEDEEDDEEDDAPRKRGRKKKAQRRDIHQDEDEDDGRSMKSKSSKVSRKKKAAKEDSEDESQEEEDGQRKKRPGKTVSKKDKAEKSAEKKGNAKGKKGNDKSGQKDKKKKGKLSSSSSSSDSDDESLSEGEMAALKEEVEEKKKLIATLRNKPWRMKRRLVLLKEAQEFIEKFEGALGKGKGRKLYAFKVMMTKKFIKFKRDFDNFKTACIPWERKIKDVESHFGSSVASYFIFLRWMYGLNLVLFGFMFGLVVLPEILMGLPYGSIPRKTVPREEQAKAMDFSVLFDFGGYCKYSFLFYGFYNHQRTIGVLQFRLPLSYLLVGVGIFGYSLMVVIRTMARNSNEGGDGAEEGEFTFSWKMFTSWDYLIGNPETADNKYASITTSFKESIVDEQENQKDENVHLRRFLRVLANFLILCSLGGSGYLIYFVVKRSQEFADMDNDELSWFEKNEVEFVMSLLGLVCPPLFESIAELEDYHPRIALKWQLGRIFALFLGNLYTFLFALFDEVTAKLESEKAIKNATEWSLNEYTRNYSIYFNTTDVPPPDIHPADVIRGPCWETAVGIEFVKLIVSDMQVNYLTILIGDFLRAVIVRFLNYCWCWDLEAGFPSYGEFDISGNVLGLVFNQGMIWMGAFYAPGLVGLNVLRLLCSMYYQCWAVMACNVPHERVFKASRSNNFYMGLLLLVLFLSLLPVVYTIMTLSPSFDCGPFSGQVKMYDVVMETVDQDLPAFIGNIFTYATNPGLIMPAVLLMVLALYYLNAVSKGYQQANVDLKKKMQMARDEEKNRRNNKDSTNQVMKDLEDLLPDKSLIPAQTDEDLNPPEVVIEKGSKSPKLKPAANGKDASLAASNPRGAVTRPPGRRGPPPGNVRGPQPGPGRGRGRGRPPRQLE; encoded by the exons ATGCCTCAAAAAAAGAGGAATGATTCCACCGCCATTGATGTTGAAGATG TTGGCATGGAGGTGGATGCTGTAGTTGACAGTGGAAGTGAAG AAGAAGCAAGGAGACGAACGAAAAACAGAAGAGCCCATCCTCAGCGTAAACCCAAGCATTACAGTAACGAAGACGAAGACGAGGAGGACGATGAAGAAGATGATGCACCGCGGAAGCGAGGACGAAAGAAAAAAGCGCAACGTCGCGACATCCACCAAGACGAGGACGAAGACGACGGCAGGAGCATGAAAAGCAAAAGCTCTAAGGTTTCCAGAAAGAAAAAAGCGGCGAAGGAGGACAGCGAGGACGAAAGCCAAGAGGAAGAGGatggccagaggaagaaaagGCCAGGGAAGACCGTCTCCAAAAAGGACAAAGCAGAGAAAAGTGCGGAGAAGAAGGGAAATGCTAAAGGCAAAAAAGGGAATGATAAAAGTGGccaaaaggacaaaaagaagaaggggaagttgagcag TTCTTCGTCCTCCTCTGATTCTGATGACGAATCTTTGTCGGAAGGAGAGATGGCCGCCCTGAAGGAAGAagtggaggagaagaagaaactCATCGCCACTTTACGGAATAAACCGTGGCGTATGAAGAGGAGACTCGTCTTGCTCAA GGAAGCGCAGGAGTTTATCGAAAAGTTCGAAGGAGCTCTCGGGAAAGGCAAGGGCAGGAAACTCTACGCCTTCAAGGTCATGATGACCAAG AAATTCATCAAATTCAAACGGGATTTCGACAACTTCAAAACGGCCTGCATTCCGTGGGAGAGGAAGATAAAGGATGTCGAAA GTCATTTTGGGTCCTCTGTTGCGTCCTACTTTATATTCTTGAGGTGGATGTATGGACTGAATCTGGTTCTCTTCGGGTTCATGTTCGGCTTGGTGGTGCTGCCGGAG ATCCTGATGGGTCTACCGTACGGCTCCATTCCCAGGAAAACGGTTCCCCGAGAGGAGCAGGCCAAAGCCATGGACTTTTCCGTGCTCTTTGATTTTGGG GGTTACtgcaaatattcttttttattcTACGGATTCTACAACCATCAGCGGACCATTGGTGTGTTGCAATTCCGACTCCCCCTGTCGTACTTGCTGGTCGGCGTGGGCATCTTTGGATACAGCTTGATGGTTGTCATCAGAAC CATGGCTCGTAACTCCAATGAAGGAGGCGACGGCGCCGAAGAGGGAGAGTTCACCTTCTCCTGGAAGATGTTTACCAGTTGGGACTACCTGATCGGAAACCCAGAGACAGCAGATAATAAGTATGCCTCAATTACCACCAGCTTTAAG GAATCCATTGTGGATGAGCAGGAAAACCAAAAGGATGAGAACGTCCATCTCCGCCGCTTCCTCAGGGTCCTCGCCAACTTTCTTATCCTGTGTAGCCTCGGAGGAAGTGGCTACCTCATTTATTTTGTGGTCAAGCGCTCCCAGGAATTTGCCGACATGGATAACGACGAGCTCTCCTGGTTCGAAAAGAACGAG GTGGAGTTTGTCATGTCCTTGCTGGGATTAGTGTGTCCTCCTCTTTTTGAAAGCATCGCCGAACTGGAGGACTATCACCCCCGAATCGCACTCAAGTGGCAACTGGGAAGAATCTTCGCACTCTTCCTGGGGAACCTTTACACCTTCCTCTTTGCGCTTTTTGATGAGGTCACTGCAAAG CTGGAGAGCGAAAAGGCGATCAAAAATGCCACGGAGTGGTCTTTGAACGAGTACACCAGGAATTACAGCATCTACTTCAACACCACCGACGTGCCTCCTCCCGATATTCACCCTGCCGACGTCATCAGGGGGCCGTGCTGGGAGACCGCAGTTGGCATC GAATTTGTCAAACTGATCGTGTCTGACATGCAAGTCAACTACTTGACCATCCTGATCGGGGATTTTCTGCGAGCTGTCATTGTCCGCTTCCTCAACTACTGCTGGTGTTGGGACCTGGAGGCCGGATTT CCTTCTTACGGCGAGTTTGACATCAGCGGCAACGTCCTGGGCCTCGTCTTCAATCAAGGAATGATATG GATGGGGGCATTTTACGCTCCGGGGCTGGTGGGTCTCAACGTATTGCGTCTCCTGTGTTCGATGTACTACCAGTGTTGGGCGGTGATGGCCTGTAACGTTCCTCACGAGCGGGTCTTCAAGGCCTCGCGCTCCAATAACTTCTACATGGGGCTCCTACTTCTCGTGCTCTTTCTCAGCCTCCTGCCGGTGGTCTACACCATCATGACTCTGTCACCCTCGTTTGACTGCGGACCTTTTAG CGGCCAAGTGAAGATGTACGATGTCGTCATGGAAACCGTAGACCAGGATCTTCCCGCCTTCATTGGGAATATATTCACTTATGCGACCAATCCTGGGCTGATCATGCCTGCTGTGCTTTTGATGGT GCTCGCCCTCTATTATCTTAACGCCGTGTCAAAAGGATATCAACAAGCCAACGTAGACCTTAAAAAGAAGATGCAAATG GCCAGAGATGAGGAAAAGAATCGCAGGAACAACAAGGACAGTACCAATCAAGTCATGAAGGACTTGGAGGACTTGCTGCCAGATAAATCCTTGATACCAGCTCAGACTGATGAAGATCTCAACCCACCtg AAGTTGTCATTGAGAAGGGCAGCAAGTCTCCAAAATTAAAGCCAGCAGCCAACGGGAAAGACGCGTCATTGGCTGCTTCCAATCCCAGGGGGGCGGTGACCAGGCCCCCTGGACGGAGAGGTCCGCCTCCCGGAAACGTTCGGGGACCTCAACCTGGACCAGGCAGGGGGCGAGGCCGGGGCAGACCCCCAAGACAGTTGGAGTAG
- the anxa1a gene encoding annexin A1a, protein MAFIREFMMQTVYLGMPDESILKNEGTVKASPNFSASGDAAILDQAIKAKGVDENTIIEVLVKRSNEQRQEIKEAYQQASGKPLEVALKKALKGDLEDVVMALLKTPAQYDAQQLKMAMKGLGTDEDTVIEILASRTNVEILEIKKVYKEEYKKDLEEDIRSDTSGDFRNALISLCKANRTEGVCEQLIDSDARSLYEAAEGRKGKDCSVFIEILTVRSAPHLREVFQRYSKYSKVDVAKAIDMEMKGDIENCLTAVVKCAGSRQAFFAEKLNLAMKGSGTRKNILTRIMVSRSEKDLKLIKADYKKKYGKTLYQDILDDTKGDYEKILLALCGSEN, encoded by the exons ATGGCCTTCATCAGAGAGTTCATGATGCAAACCGTTTATCTGGGCATGCCCGATGAGTCA ATCTTAAAAAATGAGGGGACCGTGAAGGCCTCGCCAAACTTCAGCGCCAGTGGGGATGCAGCCATCTTGGATCAGGCTATTAAGGCAAAAG GGGTGGACGAAAACACCATTATTGAAGTACTGGTGAAGCGCAGCAATGAGCAGAGGCAGGAGATTAAAGAAGCTTACCAGCAAGCCAGTGGCAAG CCTCTGGAGGTGGCGCTGAAAAAGGCACTGAAGGGAGATTTAGAGGACGTGGTCATGGCTCTTCTGAAAACGCCAGCCCAGTATGATGCCCAGCAGCTGAAAATGGCCATGAAG GGCTTGGGGACAGATGAGGACACCGTTATCGAGATTTTGGCCTCCAGGACCAACGTGGAGATTTTGGAAATTAAAAAGGTCTACAAGGAAG AGTACAAAAAGGACTTGGAGGAAGATATCCGATCCGACACCAGTGGAGACTTTCGAAATGCACTCATTTCCCTCTGCAAG GCCAACCGTACAGAGGGAGTGTGTGAACAGCTGATTGACAGCGATGCCAGATCTTTGTATGAGGCTGCAGAGGGGAGGAAAGGAAAAGACTGCTCGGTTTTTATCGAAATCCTGACTGTCAGGAGCGCGCCTCATCTGCGTGAAG tgtttcaGAGGTACTCAAAGTACAGCAAGGTGGATGTGGCCAAAGCAATTGATATGGAGATGAAGGGTGACATTGAGAATTGCCTCACTGCAGTAG TCAAGTGTGCTGGAAGCAGGCAGGCTTTCTTTGCCGAGAAGCTCAACCTAGCCATGAAG GGATCTGGAACCCGTAAAAACATCCTGACGCGGATCATGGTGAGCCGCTCGGAAAAAGATCTGAAACTAATCAAGGCCGATTACAAGAAGAAATACGGGAAAACACTCTACCAGGATATTCTG gatgATACCAAAGGAGACTATGAGAAGATTCTGCTTGCTCTCTGCGGGAGTGAGAACTGA